A genomic segment from Hoeflea prorocentri encodes:
- the rpmA gene encoding 50S ribosomal protein L27, giving the protein MAHKKAGGSSRNGRDSESKRLGVKKFGGEAVIPGNIIVRQRGTKWHPGQGVGLGKDHTIFATVEGNVQFRTKANGRCYVSVMPLAQAAE; this is encoded by the coding sequence ATGGCACACAAAAAAGCTGGCGGTTCGTCGCGCAACGGACGCGATTCGGAATCCAAACGCCTCGGCGTGAAGAAATTCGGCGGCGAAGCCGTCATTCCGGGCAACATTATCGTGCGCCAGCGCGGCACGAAATGGCACCCGGGACAGGGTGTCGGCCTCGGCAAGGACCACACGATCTTCGCAACGGTCGAAGGCAATGTGCAGTTCCGAACAAAAGCCAACGGCCGCTGCTATGTGTCCGTAA
- a CDS encoding 50S ribosomal protein L21, whose amino-acid sequence MFAVIKTGGKQYTVAADDLLKVEKLAGDAGDMVEFTEVLMVGEGADATIGKPFVDGALVTAEVVEQGRARKVIAFKKRRRQNSKRTRGHRQHETTIRISEILTGGAKPKKKAAAPKKAEAKKTEEAPKAKAPAKAKPAEEAKSAEKPKAAPKAKAAKEEPATIFSAPKGDADDLKKISGVGPVLEKKLHAFGVTQYAQIAAFSKDDIAKLDEALNFKGRIERDDWIGQAKALAGEAK is encoded by the coding sequence ATGTTCGCAGTCATTAAAACAGGCGGAAAGCAGTACACTGTCGCCGCCGACGACCTCCTGAAGGTCGAAAAGCTTGCCGGCGATGCCGGCGACATGGTTGAGTTTACGGAAGTTCTGATGGTCGGCGAAGGCGCCGATGCAACCATCGGCAAACCCTTTGTGGACGGCGCGCTTGTCACCGCCGAAGTTGTCGAGCAGGGACGCGCCCGCAAGGTTATCGCCTTCAAGAAGCGCCGCCGCCAGAACTCCAAGCGGACCCGCGGTCATCGCCAGCACGAGACCACGATCCGCATTTCGGAAATCCTGACGGGTGGCGCCAAGCCGAAGAAGAAGGCTGCCGCTCCGAAGAAAGCCGAAGCCAAGAAGACCGAAGAGGCTCCGAAGGCAAAGGCACCTGCAAAGGCCAAACCTGCTGAAGAGGCGAAGTCCGCTGAGAAGCCCAAGGCCGCACCCAAGGCGAAAGCCGCCAAGGAAGAGCCGGCCACGATTTTCTCGGCACCCAAGGGCGATGCTGACGATCTGAAGAAGATCTCCGGTGTCGGTCCGGTTCTTGAGAAGAAGCTGCATGCATTCGGCGTCACGCAATACGCGCAGATCGCAGCTTTTTCGAAGGACGATATCGCAAAGCTCGACGAGGCCTTGAATTTCAAGGGCCGCATCGAGCGTGACGACTGGATCGGTCAGGCCAAGGCCCTGGCCGGCGAAGCGAAGTAA
- a CDS encoding glycosyltransferase family 4 protein, protein MKIAHIVSHWERNGVTSSCHSLIAAQLQRGHEVHLVHRSGAWLSLQDFPTPLTALGSSLETRPAEIRRIGYDIRDRGCDVIHCHGSRANKYGMVFRIAANAAVVTTAHSRNVQIPFAFFKAVIAPSHQTAAFHTRFNLVARSKIHVIPNFVPISPQPPDRTRAKTALRTLLGLPPDAFTIGMVGSVGPRKNQTDGLRILRELVAIDPRVKLVVVGSLHHAKRLEGWETLLNDPQIEANVVLTGHRDDAPSMIGGFDVLLSTSKKEEGPVVVLEAMSQTVPVVSYLTGQVPDLIRSGTDGFAVAVGDWQSARDAIGALLKEPGLAETVGLSGRQRLQEKCGENAVLAEIERVYERVTDTSRTASSRP, encoded by the coding sequence TTGAAAATCGCACATATCGTATCCCATTGGGAACGGAACGGCGTCACCAGCAGTTGCCACAGCCTCATCGCCGCGCAATTGCAGCGGGGGCATGAGGTACATCTGGTGCACCGGTCGGGTGCATGGCTTTCTTTACAGGACTTTCCAACCCCGCTGACAGCACTCGGCAGCAGCCTTGAAACCCGTCCGGCTGAGATACGCAGGATTGGTTACGATATCCGCGACAGAGGATGCGACGTCATCCACTGCCATGGCAGCAGGGCCAACAAATACGGCATGGTGTTTCGTATAGCGGCAAACGCTGCAGTCGTCACAACAGCGCACAGCCGCAACGTCCAGATACCCTTTGCCTTTTTCAAGGCTGTGATTGCACCCAGCCATCAGACAGCCGCGTTTCATACCCGTTTCAATCTGGTTGCCCGCTCAAAAATCCACGTCATTCCGAACTTTGTCCCCATCAGCCCGCAGCCGCCGGACAGAACGCGGGCAAAGACCGCGCTGCGAACGTTGCTGGGACTTCCTCCAGACGCCTTCACGATCGGTATGGTCGGAAGCGTCGGTCCGCGCAAGAACCAGACCGACGGTCTGAGGATCCTTAGGGAACTGGTCGCGATCGATCCTCGGGTCAAGTTGGTCGTCGTCGGCAGCCTTCATCATGCAAAACGCCTGGAGGGCTGGGAGACACTCCTGAACGATCCGCAGATCGAGGCGAATGTCGTTTTGACCGGCCACCGCGACGATGCGCCGTCCATGATCGGCGGGTTTGATGTGTTGTTGAGCACGTCGAAGAAGGAGGAAGGCCCGGTCGTCGTACTTGAGGCGATGTCGCAGACCGTGCCTGTCGTCTCCTATCTGACCGGCCAGGTCCCTGACCTCATTCGCAGCGGCACAGACGGGTTTGCCGTGGCGGTAGGGGATTGGCAAAGCGCCCGTGACGCCATCGGCGCCCTGCTCAAGGAACCCGGCCTTGCCGAAACGGTCGGCCTGTCAGGCAGGCAGCGCCTGCAGGAAAAATGTGGCGAAAACGCTGTTCTTGCGGAAATCGAACGGGTCTACGAGCGGGTGACGGACACCAGCAGGACCGCCAGCTCCCGACCATAG